From Candidatus Hadarchaeales archaeon, one genomic window encodes:
- the hisG gene encoding ATP phosphoribosyltransferase, which produces MREAKLRMSVPKGHLEEPTVRLLQNSGIGVVGRDGRQLFCRTHDPDLELVFVRAEDIPDFVAEGATDLGITGYDLVCESQKENEVVELLDLGYGRTRMVIASPEGSEISSPSDYRPGLRVATEFPNLTRRYFSQKGVEVEVVNLTGAAEIAPLIGVADLIVDVTSTGTTLRTHRLRVVDTILESTARLIANRRSLEEKGEKIEEIRTALKSATEAEGRKLILLNLPEDRLEEVKRILPGMAGPTVSRVEAKEPMLAVQAVVKESEVYKVVKELKKVGGRDILVLPIERVLP; this is translated from the coding sequence ATGAGGGAAGCCAAACTCAGGATGAGTGTTCCCAAGGGGCATCTGGAAGAACCCACCGTCAGGCTCCTCCAGAACTCCGGCATAGGGGTGGTGGGAAGGGACGGCAGGCAACTCTTCTGCCGGACCCATGATCCGGACCTTGAGCTGGTGTTCGTAAGGGCGGAAGACATCCCCGATTTCGTGGCCGAGGGGGCCACCGATCTGGGCATCACGGGATACGACCTAGTATGCGAAAGCCAGAAGGAAAACGAGGTGGTGGAGTTGCTCGACCTGGGATATGGTCGCACCAGGATGGTGATAGCCTCACCCGAGGGATCCGAAATAAGTTCTCCCTCCGATTACCGACCGGGACTGAGGGTGGCCACGGAGTTTCCCAACCTCACCCGCCGGTACTTTTCCCAAAAGGGAGTGGAGGTGGAGGTGGTGAACCTCACGGGGGCTGCGGAAATCGCCCCCCTAATAGGAGTGGCCGATCTGATCGTGGATGTGACGAGCACGGGCACCACCCTCCGAACCCACCGCCTCAGGGTGGTGGACACCATCCTAGAGAGCACGGCCAGGCTCATAGCCAACAGGAGAAGCTTGGAGGAGAAAGGCGAGAAAATAGAGGAGATAAGGACTGCCCTGAAGAGCGCCACGGAAGCTGAGGGAAGGAAGCTGATCCTCTTAAATCTCCCCGAGGACAGGCTGGAAGAGGTAAAGAGGATCCTGCCGGGCATGGCGGGTCCCACCGTTTCCAGGGTGGAGGCAAAGGAACCCATGCTCGCCGTTCAGGCCGTGGTCAAGGAATCGGAAGTGTATAAGGTGGTAAAGGAACTCAAAAAGGTTGGTGGAAGGGATATTCTCGTCCTCCCCATCGAACGCGTCCTTCCCTAG
- the hisI gene encoding phosphoribosyl-AMP cyclohydrolase, with amino-acid sequence MRLKPEHVEEVLKELNFREGLVTAVVQDERTGEVLMVAHQDPEAVRKTLTTGLMHYWSRSRKKLWLKGESSGHIQRLKGVRVDCDGDSLLYRVEQVGGACHEGYRTCFFRGLRGGKLVEVGKRIFDPEKIYGEEKKRGKAVG; translated from the coding sequence ATGAGGCTGAAACCGGAACATGTGGAGGAGGTTCTCAAGGAGCTGAACTTCAGGGAAGGACTGGTGACGGCGGTAGTACAGGACGAAAGAACCGGGGAAGTGCTGATGGTGGCCCATCAGGACCCGGAGGCGGTGAGGAAAACCCTCACCACGGGACTGATGCATTACTGGAGCCGTTCGAGGAAAAAGTTGTGGTTGAAGGGGGAAAGTTCCGGTCATATACAGCGCCTGAAGGGGGTGAGGGTAGACTGCGATGGCGATTCCCTCCTTTATAGGGTCGAACAAGTGGGCGGGGCCTGTCATGAGGGCTATCGCACCTGCTTCTTCAGGGGACTCAGGGGAGGAAAACTGGTGGAGGTGGGGAAGAGGATCTTCGACCCGGAAAAGATTTACGGGGAGGAGAAAAAGCGGGGAAAGGCGGTGGGATGA
- the hisB gene encoding imidazoleglycerol-phosphate dehydratase HisB encodes MRKCRLGRKTEETEVTVYLDLDGKGRAEVETGIKFLDHLLSHLAKHSGFDLRVKARGDMEHHVAEDVMIVLGQCLEKALGKKEGIRRMGDAIVPMDETLVMVSVDLSGRGYSSVEMKLRSKKVEDLDADLLEHLLQTLAQNGKFNLHVKVLRGRNDHHKAEAVFKALGLALGEACSRRGRGIPSTKGVLS; translated from the coding sequence ATGAGGAAGTGCAGGCTGGGGAGGAAGACCGAAGAGACAGAGGTAACGGTTTACCTCGATCTGGATGGGAAGGGAAGGGCGGAGGTGGAAACGGGAATAAAGTTTTTGGACCACCTCCTTTCTCACCTGGCCAAGCACTCCGGCTTCGACCTCAGGGTGAAGGCTAGGGGAGACATGGAGCACCACGTGGCGGAGGATGTGATGATCGTGCTGGGACAATGCCTGGAAAAAGCGCTTGGGAAAAAGGAAGGAATAAGGAGGATGGGGGACGCCATCGTACCCATGGATGAAACGCTGGTGATGGTCTCCGTTGACCTGAGCGGGAGGGGATATTCTTCCGTGGAAATGAAACTCAGATCCAAGAAGGTGGAGGACCTGGATGCCGACCTCCTGGAACACCTCCTCCAAACCCTAGCCCAGAACGGGAAGTTCAACCTCCACGTGAAGGTGCTGAGGGGGAGGAACGACCACCACAAAGCCGAGGCGGTCTTCAAAGCGCTGGGGCTTGCCCTGGGGGAGGCCTGCAGTAGGAGGGGGAGGGGAATACCCAGCACGAAGGGTGTGCTCTCTTGA
- the rtcA gene encoding RNA 3'-terminal phosphate cyclase gives MEPLEIDGSRGEGGGAVLRTALALATVMGRPVRVYNIRLKRKKPGLQPQHLKGVEALAEICGARVKGAELNSTEIYFEPGEVVGGKYRFDIGTAGSTMLILQVLLPPLAFAREPAEVEIRGGTDNPLAPPVDYFKHVTLPMLARMGYRVELECLQRGHYPKGGGRVVARTQPAGELKPLTLTLAGRVERVEGISHCVGLPPHVASRQAHAAKLRLLREGYGARIRTEVSEGLGPGSGIVLWALTSEGGILGSSSLGKPGKPAERVGKEAAEQLLEELRTGHAVDRYLTDQLIPYLALARGRSEIWSTRLTLHALTNVELVEEMVGVDFLVEGELDRPAKLRVEGFRKVN, from the coding sequence ATGGAACCTCTGGAAATCGATGGGTCGAGGGGAGAGGGAGGGGGGGCGGTTCTCCGTACCGCCCTCGCCTTGGCGACGGTGATGGGTAGGCCGGTGAGGGTTTACAACATCAGGCTCAAGCGCAAGAAGCCCGGCCTGCAACCCCAGCATCTGAAGGGTGTGGAAGCGCTGGCGGAAATATGCGGGGCAAGGGTGAAGGGCGCGGAACTGAACTCCACGGAGATCTACTTCGAGCCGGGTGAGGTCGTGGGTGGAAAGTACAGGTTCGACATAGGGACGGCTGGAAGCACCATGCTCATCCTGCAGGTCCTCCTGCCACCCCTGGCCTTCGCCCGGGAGCCCGCGGAGGTGGAGATAAGGGGAGGGACGGACAATCCGCTCGCCCCACCTGTCGACTACTTCAAGCACGTGACCCTCCCGATGCTGGCGAGGATGGGATACAGGGTGGAGCTGGAGTGCCTCCAGAGGGGACACTATCCGAAGGGAGGGGGGAGAGTGGTGGCGAGGACCCAACCGGCAGGGGAGCTCAAGCCCCTCACGCTCACCCTTGCGGGGAGGGTGGAGAGGGTGGAAGGCATCTCCCACTGCGTGGGTCTGCCCCCCCATGTGGCCAGCAGGCAGGCCCACGCCGCCAAGCTGCGCCTGCTCAGGGAGGGCTATGGGGCTAGGATAAGGACGGAGGTCTCGGAGGGGTTAGGACCGGGAAGCGGCATCGTTCTTTGGGCCCTCACCTCGGAGGGGGGGATCCTTGGGAGCAGCTCCCTGGGAAAGCCGGGGAAACCCGCTGAAAGGGTGGGGAAGGAGGCGGCCGAGCAGCTCCTGGAGGAGCTGAGGACGGGTCATGCGGTGGACAGATACCTCACGGATCAGCTAATTCCCTACCTGGCCCTTGCGAGGGGGAGGTCGGAAATTTGGAGTACACGTCTCACCCTCCACGCCCTCACCAACGTGGAGCTGGTGGAGGAAATGGTGGGGGTCGACTTCTTGGTGGAGGGAGAGCTGGATAGGCCCGCCAAGCTGAGGGTGGAAGGATTTCGAAAAGTTAATTAG
- the hisA gene encoding 1-(5-phosphoribosyl)-5-[(5-phosphoribosylamino)methylideneamino]imidazole-4-carboxamide isomerase: MIPSVDILKGECVRLRRGREEEKKVYGDPLVWARKWEEEGANLLHVVDLDAALGKGNNRETVLRILGERRARVQVGGGVRTIRVAEEYVERGASRVVVGTSAVKDPGFVRELVERLGGERVVVALDSRGGKVVVGGWKEETGRDVVEVAREMEEMGVGCLLYTEVEADGTLCGIGEKVGEILSKIRLPVLLSGGVRSLEDVRKAKEAGAAGLIIGTALYEGRFTLREAMEVAE; encoded by the coding sequence GTGATTCCCAGCGTGGACATCCTCAAGGGAGAATGCGTGAGGCTGAGGAGGGGTAGGGAGGAGGAGAAGAAGGTTTACGGTGATCCCCTCGTCTGGGCCAGGAAGTGGGAAGAGGAAGGGGCGAACCTCCTCCACGTGGTGGACTTGGATGCTGCCTTGGGGAAGGGAAATAACAGGGAAACCGTCCTCAGGATTCTCGGGGAAAGAAGGGCCAGGGTGCAGGTGGGAGGGGGGGTGAGGACCATCCGAGTGGCCGAGGAATACGTGGAGAGGGGGGCTTCGAGGGTGGTGGTGGGGACCTCGGCGGTGAAGGATCCTGGGTTCGTGAGGGAATTGGTGGAAAGGCTGGGTGGCGAAAGGGTGGTGGTGGCGCTGGATTCCAGAGGTGGAAAGGTGGTGGTGGGTGGATGGAAGGAGGAAACGGGAAGAGACGTGGTGGAGGTGGCTAGGGAAATGGAGGAAATGGGAGTGGGCTGTCTCCTTTATACGGAAGTGGAGGCTGACGGTACCCTTTGTGGAATAGGGGAGAAGGTGGGAGAAATCCTCTCCAAGATAAGGCTGCCCGTTCTCCTCTCGGGAGGGGTGCGCTCGCTGGAAGATGTGAGGAAAGCCAAGGAAGCCGGGGCGGCAGGATTAATCATCGGAACCGCCTTGTACGAAGGTAGGTTCACGTTGAGGGAAGCCATGGAGGTGGCCGAATGA
- a CDS encoding nicotinamide-nucleotide adenylyltransferase → MVKRALFIGRFQPPHKGHLEIFKQILKEVDELIVGIGSAQESHTLENPFTAGERMLMLGRSLVEEGIGMARVHIVPIPDINNNALWVSHVVSFSPPFSVVYTGNPLVGRLFREAGYEVRTPPLYNRREYMGTRIRERMIRGKKWEHLVPPAVVKVIEEIDGVGRLRDLSKTDRLLGPRKT, encoded by the coding sequence ATGGTGAAGAGGGCGCTTTTCATAGGACGTTTTCAACCTCCCCACAAGGGACATCTGGAGATCTTCAAGCAAATCCTGAAGGAGGTGGATGAACTGATCGTGGGGATAGGGAGTGCCCAGGAGAGCCACACGCTGGAGAACCCTTTCACGGCTGGGGAGAGGATGCTCATGCTCGGAAGATCGCTGGTGGAGGAGGGAATAGGGATGGCAAGGGTCCACATCGTCCCCATTCCGGACATCAACAACAATGCCCTCTGGGTCTCTCACGTCGTTTCCTTCTCCCCTCCCTTTTCCGTGGTTTACACGGGAAACCCCCTCGTGGGGAGGCTTTTCAGGGAGGCCGGCTACGAGGTCAGGACGCCGCCCCTCTACAACAGGAGGGAGTACATGGGAACGAGGATCAGGGAGCGCATGATCAGGGGGAAGAAATGGGAGCACCTGGTCCCTCCGGCAGTGGTGAAGGTGATCGAGGAAATAGATGGGGTGGGGAGGCTGAGGGACCTTTCTAAAACGGACCGTCTCCTGGGACCTAGGAAAACCTGA
- the hisC gene encoding histidinol-phosphate transaminase, with the protein MKFSERVREFLEAGRAYPYAGEYGRRKGLVNLASNESPFGPSPLVLRALRKALPSIGLYPDPRQEGLRAAIGKYVGLGKEEVLLGNGSDELMDLLCRGFLDPGDRVLIPLPTFSFYEIGVRLSGGIPVFYEGKNMEWDPAELASACRGAKMVFLGRPNNPTGGCLEEEGVKGLLETGALVVVDEAYVEFSSKGSLAGWIRKWKNLVVLRTFSKAFGLAGLRVGYLLAGPEVVSVLERLRQPFNVNRLAQVAAETALKDRKYLRKVVEEVRKERELLREGLLSLGLGVLPSEANFLMVNTSPWKMGGGELCRKLYGKGILIRDLSGFRGAGKEWVRITVGRKEENKRLLETLRKVRG; encoded by the coding sequence TTGAAGTTCTCTGAAAGGGTCAGGGAGTTCCTGGAGGCCGGAAGGGCCTACCCCTATGCGGGAGAATACGGGAGGAGGAAGGGACTGGTGAACCTCGCCTCCAACGAAAGCCCCTTCGGTCCCTCCCCCCTCGTCCTGAGGGCCCTCAGGAAAGCCCTCCCCTCCATCGGCCTTTACCCCGATCCCCGTCAAGAAGGGCTGAGGGCGGCCATAGGGAAATACGTGGGATTGGGGAAGGAAGAGGTGCTGCTGGGCAACGGTTCCGACGAGCTCATGGATCTCCTCTGCAGGGGCTTCCTCGACCCCGGCGATCGTGTTCTCATCCCCCTTCCCACCTTCAGCTTCTACGAGATCGGCGTGAGGCTGAGCGGAGGGATCCCCGTTTTCTACGAGGGAAAAAACATGGAATGGGATCCGGCCGAGCTGGCCTCCGCTTGCAGGGGGGCTAAGATGGTCTTCTTGGGAAGACCGAACAACCCGACGGGTGGATGCCTGGAAGAGGAAGGGGTGAAGGGTTTGCTGGAGACCGGAGCCCTCGTAGTCGTCGATGAGGCCTACGTGGAGTTCTCCTCGAAGGGCTCTTTGGCCGGGTGGATAAGGAAATGGAAAAATCTGGTGGTGCTGAGGACTTTCTCCAAAGCGTTCGGACTGGCGGGCTTGAGGGTGGGCTATCTGCTCGCCGGACCTGAGGTGGTTTCGGTGCTGGAGAGGTTGCGCCAGCCCTTCAACGTGAACCGATTGGCCCAGGTAGCAGCGGAAACTGCCCTGAAGGACCGGAAATACCTCAGGAAGGTGGTGGAGGAGGTGAGGAAGGAAAGGGAGCTCCTGAGGGAAGGTCTGCTCTCCCTCGGGTTGGGTGTTCTTCCCTCGGAGGCGAACTTCCTCATGGTAAACACCTCCCCATGGAAGATGGGGGGAGGGGAACTCTGTAGAAAACTTTACGGGAAGGGGATCCTGATAAGGGACCTCTCGGGCTTCAGGGGGGCTGGAAAGGAATGGGTGAGGATAACGGTGGGAAGAAAGGAAGAAAATAAAAGACTACTAGAAACGCTAAGGAAGGTGAGAGGATGA
- a CDS encoding MGMT family protein: MDLRSRVLELTSLIPKGKVTTYSELARAAGAPGASRAVGRILSRNPHPVKIPCHRVVRSDGRIGGYLLGVKRKVELLRKEGVEVKGGKVDLKKFMFRFS; the protein is encoded by the coding sequence ATGGATCTCCGCTCGAGGGTTCTCGAACTCACTTCCCTCATCCCGAAGGGAAAGGTAACCACCTACTCGGAGCTGGCGAGGGCAGCCGGGGCTCCGGGGGCTTCCAGGGCGGTGGGAAGGATCCTCTCCCGCAACCCGCATCCAGTGAAGATCCCATGCCACAGGGTGGTGAGGTCTGACGGAAGGATTGGGGGATACCTCTTGGGGGTGAAGAGGAAGGTGGAGCTCCTGAGAAAGGAAGGGGTGGAAGTGAAGGGAGGGAAGGTGGACCTGAAGAAATTCATGTTCAGGTTTTCCTAG
- a CDS encoding histidinol phosphate phosphatase domain-containing protein: protein MRIDLHTHSLLSDGKVLPVELARRAEAMGHGVLAITDHADPSNLERLVPSLLRAAEEVNRNMEIRLVPGVELTHLPPQSIGRMARLARKLGAALVVVHGESPVEPVPPGTNEAAIECGEVDLLAHPGFIRKELAEKAAERGIYLELTSRRGHSLTNGWVAKVALRVGCKLLVNTDAHEPEELLTQEDARKVAMGAGLEGEEARMTVEENPKELLKRLGY, encoded by the coding sequence ATGCGCATAGACCTGCACACCCACTCCCTCCTGAGCGATGGAAAGGTCCTGCCGGTGGAGCTGGCCAGGAGGGCGGAGGCCATGGGGCATGGGGTCCTCGCCATCACAGACCACGCCGATCCCTCCAACTTGGAGAGGCTCGTCCCCTCCCTGCTGAGGGCGGCCGAGGAGGTCAACAGGAACATGGAAATCAGGCTCGTGCCCGGAGTGGAGCTAACCCATCTCCCTCCCCAAAGCATAGGGAGGATGGCCAGACTGGCCAGGAAGCTTGGGGCGGCTTTGGTGGTGGTGCATGGGGAAAGTCCAGTGGAACCCGTTCCACCCGGGACCAACGAAGCGGCCATCGAGTGCGGGGAGGTGGACCTGCTCGCCCACCCTGGCTTCATAAGGAAAGAACTGGCGGAGAAGGCTGCCGAGAGGGGGATCTACCTGGAGCTCACCTCGAGGAGGGGACACTCCCTCACCAATGGCTGGGTGGCGAAGGTTGCCCTCAGGGTGGGATGCAAGCTGCTGGTGAACACGGATGCCCACGAGCCCGAAGAACTCCTCACCCAGGAGGATGCAAGGAAAGTGGCCATGGGGGCAGGACTGGAGGGTGAAGAAGCTCGGATGACGGTGGAGGAAAACCCGAAAGAACTTCTGAAGAGGTTGGGGTATTGA
- a CDS encoding isocitrate/isopropylmalate dehydrogenase family protein → MVHRVTLIPGDGIGPEVTEAARRCIEATGVRIEWERVEAGEKAMEEKGTPLPEEVLESVRRTGVALKGPITTPVGKGFRSVNVALRQLLDLYANIRPCRWYRGVRSRYEGVDLVVIRENTEDLYIGVEFERGKEETRQLLEFLRRSKGVSLREDSGVSLKSISERASERIVRFAFEYARKNGRKKVTAVHKANILKFSDGLFLETARRVAEEYPDIEFEDRIVDNMCMQLVQKPELYDVIVCPNLYGDLLSDLCAGLVGGLGMVPSANVGERGAVFEPVHGSAPKYAGKNKVNPTAAILSGVMMLHHLGEREAASRLERAVARVIEEGKRVTYDLKPDPSDPSAVGTKEMADAIIEVLEREG, encoded by the coding sequence ATGGTTCATCGCGTCACCCTCATCCCCGGGGACGGGATAGGTCCGGAGGTCACGGAGGCGGCACGCAGGTGTATCGAGGCCACGGGGGTGAGAATAGAGTGGGAGAGGGTGGAGGCGGGGGAGAAGGCCATGGAGGAAAAGGGCACTCCCCTTCCGGAGGAAGTACTGGAATCCGTGAGGAGGACGGGAGTGGCCCTCAAGGGACCCATCACCACACCCGTGGGGAAAGGCTTCAGGAGCGTGAACGTGGCCCTCAGGCAGCTCTTGGACCTCTACGCCAACATCAGACCCTGTCGATGGTACAGGGGGGTGAGGAGCAGGTATGAGGGGGTGGATCTGGTGGTGATAAGGGAGAACACGGAGGACCTGTACATAGGGGTGGAGTTCGAGAGGGGGAAGGAAGAAACGAGGCAGCTGCTGGAGTTCTTGAGGAGATCCAAGGGGGTTTCCCTGAGGGAGGACTCCGGGGTGAGCCTCAAGTCCATCTCCGAAAGGGCCTCGGAGAGAATAGTGAGGTTTGCCTTCGAGTACGCGAGGAAGAACGGGAGGAAAAAGGTCACAGCCGTACACAAGGCCAACATCCTCAAGTTCTCCGACGGTCTCTTCCTGGAAACCGCTAGAAGGGTGGCCGAGGAATATCCCGACATAGAGTTCGAGGATAGGATCGTGGATAACATGTGTATGCAGCTGGTCCAGAAACCGGAGCTTTACGATGTCATCGTGTGTCCCAATCTCTACGGGGACCTCCTCTCCGACCTGTGTGCGGGACTGGTGGGTGGACTGGGAATGGTTCCGAGTGCCAACGTGGGGGAGAGGGGGGCGGTTTTCGAACCCGTCCACGGGAGCGCCCCCAAATACGCCGGAAAGAACAAGGTGAATCCCACTGCCGCCATCCTCAGTGGGGTGATGATGCTTCACCATTTGGGAGAAAGGGAAGCGGCTTCCAGATTGGAGAGGGCGGTGGCAAGGGTGATAGAGGAGGGGAAAAGGGTTACCTACGACCTGAAACCTGATCCCTCCGATCCCTCGGCGGTCGGAACGAAGGAAATGGCGGATGCCATCATAGAGGTGCTGGAAAGAGAGGGGTGA
- the hisD gene encoding histidinol dehydrogenase, translating to MKLLDLKGKPSALELRERGPLWKAVLKKVERIVEEVRKDGDRALLRLTLRYDGVKLRREDLKVEEGEISSAYREVEPKTLRSLERAAEVLERYHQRQLPRSWSISTLPGIKAGQLFLPLDCVGAYVPGGLAPYPSTALHLLVPARVAGVRKRVVCTPPGPGGKVNPLILVAVDLAGGGEIYRVGGAQAIAAMALGTETVPKVEKIVGPGNLYVTAAKLLLSSEVGIDFAAGPTELAVVADASADPSLLAWDLLAQAEHDPQTKLWLLTPERELVKRVEEEVGEALKTLPRKKVVERALERGRVVITGDLEEAVEVANLLAPEHLQLAVRNPRKWLRKVRCAGTILLGQKTPPAAGDFAVGPSHVLPTMGVARWRAGLTVYDFLRCPSVQEVSGRGLREVVAVAEKLAEAEGLYAHAESLRRRLE from the coding sequence TTGAAGCTCTTGGACTTGAAGGGGAAGCCCAGTGCCCTAGAGCTCAGGGAGAGGGGGCCCCTTTGGAAAGCCGTGCTCAAGAAGGTGGAGAGGATCGTGGAAGAGGTGAGGAAGGATGGAGACAGGGCCCTCCTGAGGCTCACCCTGCGCTACGATGGGGTAAAACTCAGGAGGGAGGACCTGAAGGTGGAAGAAGGGGAAATCTCCTCGGCCTATAGGGAGGTTGAACCGAAAACTTTGCGCTCGCTGGAAAGGGCTGCCGAGGTCCTGGAGAGATACCATCAAAGGCAACTCCCAAGGAGCTGGTCCATTTCCACCCTTCCCGGCATAAAGGCCGGGCAACTCTTCCTCCCGCTGGATTGCGTGGGGGCCTACGTGCCCGGGGGTCTGGCCCCCTATCCTTCCACCGCCCTCCACCTCCTCGTCCCGGCGAGGGTGGCGGGAGTGAGGAAGAGGGTGGTCTGTACCCCTCCCGGTCCCGGGGGGAAGGTCAACCCCCTCATCCTGGTAGCGGTGGATCTGGCTGGGGGAGGGGAGATCTACAGGGTGGGTGGAGCCCAAGCCATAGCGGCGATGGCCCTGGGAACGGAAACCGTGCCCAAGGTGGAGAAGATAGTGGGTCCGGGAAACCTGTACGTGACCGCCGCCAAGCTCCTCCTCTCCTCCGAGGTGGGCATCGATTTCGCAGCGGGCCCCACCGAGCTGGCAGTGGTGGCCGATGCCTCCGCCGATCCTTCCCTCTTGGCCTGGGATCTGTTGGCCCAAGCGGAACACGATCCCCAGACCAAGCTCTGGCTTCTTACCCCAGAAAGGGAGCTGGTGAAAAGGGTGGAGGAGGAGGTGGGGGAAGCGCTGAAAACCCTCCCCAGGAAGAAAGTGGTGGAGAGGGCCCTGGAAAGGGGGAGGGTGGTGATAACGGGGGATCTGGAAGAGGCAGTGGAGGTGGCCAACCTCCTCGCCCCTGAACACCTCCAACTGGCCGTGAGGAACCCGAGGAAATGGCTGAGAAAGGTGAGGTGCGCCGGGACCATCCTCCTGGGACAGAAGACCCCTCCCGCGGCCGGGGATTTCGCCGTGGGGCCCAGCCACGTGCTCCCCACCATGGGGGTTGCCCGATGGAGGGCGGGTCTCACCGTTTACGATTTCCTCAGGTGTCCCAGTGTTCAAGAGGTGAGCGGGAGGGGACTCAGGGAAGTGGTGGCCGTGGCGGAAAAGCTGGCGGAAGCGGAAGGTCTTTATGCCCATGCCGAGAGCCTGAGGAGGCGTCTGGAATGA
- a CDS encoding cofactor-independent phosphoglycerate mutase yields the protein MKYVVVVGDGMADHPVRKLGGKTPLEVAHKPNLDSLCRRGRMGMLKTVPNGMPPGSDVANLSILGYRPETCYTGRGPLEAADLGVKLGPNDVAFRCNLITEREGRMYDYSAGHISTEEAAELLKELGRRFRMGEFHVGITYRHVFVLRNCDPKLETDPPHEIPGEPISQHLIRPPNDTLAKKLNRMMLESKKILSEHPVNMAREMQGKNPANMIWLWSQGGRPRLQEFKRKYGLKAALISAVPLIRGIGIYTNMTVIRVPGATGYFDTNYEGKALYALKALETHDFVYVHVEAPDEAGHEGNLEMKIKAIEDLDRRLLGPLLDGLPEDCRIAILPDHPTPIEVKTHVAEPVPFLIHGPGLKGDGMDFCEKSGSRGSFGFLEGEQFFKSFLVSR from the coding sequence ATGAAGTACGTGGTCGTGGTGGGGGACGGGATGGCTGACCATCCCGTGCGCAAGCTGGGTGGGAAGACACCCTTGGAAGTGGCCCACAAACCCAACCTCGATTCCCTTTGCAGGAGGGGGAGGATGGGGATGCTCAAAACCGTACCCAACGGGATGCCCCCCGGTTCGGACGTGGCTAACCTCTCCATCCTGGGCTATAGGCCCGAGACCTGCTACACCGGAAGGGGCCCCCTGGAAGCCGCCGACTTGGGGGTGAAGCTGGGACCCAACGACGTGGCCTTCAGGTGCAACCTCATCACCGAAAGGGAGGGGAGGATGTACGATTACTCCGCCGGCCATATCAGCACCGAAGAAGCCGCGGAACTCCTGAAGGAACTGGGGCGCAGGTTCAGGATGGGAGAGTTCCATGTGGGGATCACCTACCGTCATGTATTCGTCCTCAGGAATTGCGATCCCAAACTGGAAACGGATCCCCCCCACGAAATCCCGGGGGAACCCATTTCCCAGCACCTCATCAGACCCCCCAACGATACCCTAGCCAAAAAACTCAACCGCATGATGCTGGAGTCCAAAAAAATCCTCTCCGAACATCCTGTCAACATGGCCAGGGAAATGCAGGGAAAGAATCCGGCCAACATGATCTGGTTGTGGAGCCAGGGGGGGAGGCCGAGGTTGCAGGAGTTCAAGAGGAAGTACGGATTGAAGGCAGCCCTCATCTCAGCCGTCCCTCTCATCCGTGGAATAGGGATCTACACGAACATGACGGTGATCAGGGTGCCGGGTGCCACGGGTTATTTCGACACGAACTACGAAGGGAAAGCCCTCTACGCCCTGAAGGCCCTCGAAACCCACGATTTCGTTTACGTACACGTGGAAGCACCTGATGAGGCAGGACATGAAGGAAACCTGGAGATGAAGATAAAGGCGATAGAGGATCTGGACCGCAGGCTCCTAGGCCCTCTCCTTGACGGTCTGCCCGAAGATTGTAGAATAGCCATCCTCCCGGACCATCCCACACCGATAGAGGTCAAAACGCATGTGGCCGAACCCGTACCCTTCCTCATCCACGGCCCGGGCCTGAAAGGGGATGGGATGGACTTCTGCGAGAAGAGCGGGTCCAGGGGATCGTTTGGATTCCTGGAAGGGGAGCAATTCTTCAAAAGCTTCCTGGTCTCTAGGTAA